Proteins found in one Aquibium microcysteis genomic segment:
- a CDS encoding Smr/MutS family protein: protein MKARPVAGLTDEDRILWNQVARSATPLKGKTVPQDPFVPDPLPNPPPDMASPSDVPPPAKPAAGEKVLQGPRTLDRPTRDKLAKGRLQIEARVDLHGMTQGEAHSLLLGFLRKAYAMGIRHVLIITGKGSSMGSDGVLRKAVPAWFATPSFRPLVGSYEAAARHHGGGGALYVRLRRQTEVRER, encoded by the coding sequence ATGAAGGCGCGGCCCGTCGCAGGATTGACGGACGAGGATCGCATCCTCTGGAACCAGGTCGCCAGGAGTGCCACGCCGCTGAAGGGCAAGACGGTCCCGCAGGATCCGTTCGTTCCCGACCCTCTGCCCAACCCCCCGCCGGATATGGCGTCCCCGTCCGACGTCCCGCCGCCGGCGAAACCCGCGGCGGGCGAGAAGGTGCTGCAGGGCCCGCGAACCCTCGACCGCCCGACGCGCGATAAGCTCGCCAAGGGACGGCTCCAGATCGAGGCCCGCGTCGACCTTCACGGCATGACCCAGGGCGAAGCCCATTCGCTGCTGCTCGGATTTCTCCGCAAGGCCTATGCCATGGGCATCCGCCACGTCCTGATCATCACCGGAAAAGGGTCTTCGATGGGCAGCGACGGCGTCCTGCGCAAGGCGGTGCCGGCCTGGTTCGCCACGCCCTCGTTCCGACCTCTGGTCGGCAGCTACGAGGCGGCCGCGCGCCATCACGGCGGTGGCGGAGCGCTCTACGTCCGGCTGCGCCGGCAGACCGAGGTCAGGGAGCGGTGA
- a CDS encoding murein transglycosylase A, with protein sequence MALSPLLQPVSFDALPGWHLDAMAGAFDAFRRSAGHHAIKPYRTGALGIRSSGFGDAFDAALAVPRLDEAAARLFFETWFDPYAIRPDDRPTGFVTGFYEPEADASPVRTDRFRFPILARPDDLVDVEDDARPEGLDPYLAFARRRPDGRIVEYPDRRAIEQGALAGRGLEIAWLEDPVDVFFIHVQGAARLRMPEGLRRITYAAKSGQRFTGPGHVLAAMGEIPRERVTMQSIRAWFRENPGRVDEILWQNRSFIFFRDAPVADASLGPVAAAKVPLTPRRSIAVDRLLHTFGTPVFVHAPHLAAFGSAPFAHLMIAQDTGSAIVGAARGDLFAGSGDAAGEIAGVVKHDADFFALVPRALSGRTP encoded by the coding sequence GTGGCCCTCTCTCCGCTTCTCCAGCCGGTTTCCTTCGACGCGCTGCCGGGATGGCATCTGGATGCCATGGCGGGAGCCTTCGACGCCTTCCGGCGGAGCGCCGGCCATCACGCGATCAAGCCATACCGGACAGGGGCGCTCGGGATCCGGTCTTCCGGTTTCGGCGATGCCTTCGACGCCGCGCTCGCGGTCCCTCGTCTGGACGAGGCAGCGGCGCGTCTCTTCTTCGAGACCTGGTTCGACCCCTACGCCATCCGGCCCGACGATCGGCCCACCGGCTTCGTCACCGGGTTCTACGAGCCCGAGGCCGATGCTTCTCCGGTGCGCACCGATCGGTTCCGCTTTCCGATCCTGGCGCGTCCGGACGACCTCGTGGACGTGGAAGACGACGCGCGGCCCGAGGGCCTCGACCCCTATCTGGCGTTCGCAAGGCGCCGGCCTGACGGGAGGATCGTCGAATATCCCGACCGCCGGGCCATCGAGCAGGGCGCACTCGCCGGCCGCGGACTGGAAATCGCCTGGCTCGAGGACCCCGTCGACGTCTTCTTCATCCACGTCCAGGGCGCGGCGAGACTGCGTATGCCGGAGGGGCTGCGCCGGATCACCTATGCCGCCAAGTCGGGCCAGCGCTTCACCGGTCCCGGTCATGTGCTCGCGGCCATGGGCGAGATTCCGCGGGAACGGGTGACGATGCAGTCGATCCGCGCCTGGTTCAGGGAAAATCCCGGCCGCGTCGACGAGATTCTGTGGCAGAACCGCTCCTTCATCTTCTTTCGCGATGCACCCGTGGCCGACGCGTCGCTCGGCCCCGTCGCGGCGGCGAAGGTTCCGCTCACGCCGCGCCGCTCGATTGCGGTCGACCGGCTGCTCCACACCTTCGGCACCCCGGTCTTCGTGCACGCGCCCCACCTTGCGGCATTCGGAAGCGCGCCCTTCGCGCATCTGATGATCGCGCAGGATACGGGCTCGGCGATCGTCGGTGCGGCTCGCGGCGACCTCTTCGCGGGTTCCGGCGACGCGGCCGGCGAGATCGCGGGCGTCGTCAAGCATGATGCGGACTTCTTCGCGCTGGTGCCGCGTGCCCTTTCGGGCCGCACACCATGA
- a CDS encoding helix-turn-helix domain-containing protein produces MTPFGQRMRDMRRDRKVTQKEMARAIGVSAAYLSALESGRRGRPTWALIQKIIGYFNIIWDDAEDLIRLAERSHPKVVIDTGGLSPAATELANLLASRIASLSEEEMEGLAERLRGPTPR; encoded by the coding sequence GTGACGCCCTTCGGCCAGCGCATGCGCGACATGCGGCGCGACCGCAAGGTGACCCAGAAGGAGATGGCGCGCGCGATCGGCGTCAGCGCCGCCTACCTGTCGGCCCTGGAGAGTGGTCGACGGGGCCGGCCGACCTGGGCGTTGATCCAGAAGATCATCGGCTATTTCAACATCATCTGGGACGACGCGGAGGACCTGATCAGACTCGCGGAACGATCCCATCCGAAGGTGGTCATCGACACGGGCGGCCTCTCGCCCGCAGCGACCGAGCTCGCCAACCTCCTCGCCTCGCGAATCGCGAGCCTGTCGGAAGAGGAGATGGAGGGTCTCGCGGAACGCCTTCGCGGACCCACCCCGCGGTGA